The window GTACTATTTAATACCGGCAAGCGATAAAACCAGTGGGCACAGTACAACAATGACTGCTGATTTATGGAAGGGGCAGTTGACTCAATTTTTAAATGAGATCTCGTCGAACGATTAATTTTCATAAAAACGATCGCTTAAGCTCATTTAAAACTAATCATTTATAGATAAGTCTTTCGATTTTGTTAATCTCTATATAATAACAGTATTGAAAGACTTACCTTTTTATTATTGAATAGAAAACTGACTATCTAAAAGACATATAGCGATAACATAAATTATGGGGATCACTCCCCTTGTTTAAGTAATGTCATATCAAAATAAAACAGCTAGTCATAAATAATATTTGACGATATGCTAACAGCACAGATATTCAATTCAAATTAGTTGGGTGCAGATATGTTAACGGGCAGTTGTTTATGTAGCAAAATTCATTACCAAATAGATATGGATAACAATATTAATGAACTGATTTTTTGTCATTGTCAGCGTTGTCGAAAATGGAATGGTTCTGCATTTAATTCAGCCATGGTAGTTGCCGCAGAAAAGCTACAAATATTAACCGGGCAAGAACATATTAAAGCATTCTCAACTAATGGCGTAAACCGTTATTTTTGTGAGCAATGTGGTTCAAATCTCTTTACATCTCGAGACAATATGCCTAATGTGTATCGTTTTCGAGTTGGTTCACTTGATACACCAATTTATCCGATAAAAAAAATTCATATTTATACTGGTTCAAAAGCAGAATGGGATTCAATTTGTGATGGTGGTATTGAATTTAACGAGGGAATGAAATAGCAATGGATTTGAGTAAGATTATTGATATTGCTGCCGCGATTATTACCGATCAAGATGGTCAAGTGCTATTGGTAAGGAAACAAAATTCTATTTACTTTATGCAAGCTGGTGGAAAAATTGAGAGAGAAGAAAAACCGATACAAGCACTTATCCGTAAACTGCATGAAGAGCTAGGGTTAGTCACTAAACCCAACGAATTAACATACATTAGCGAGTATTTAATGCCAGCAGCTAATGAAGCAAATTATCATATCAGAGCACATTTATTTAGTATCGTAATAAAAAATACTATTTTTACTGCACAAGCAGAATTAGCTGAGGTTGGTTGGTATAGTGTTGAACAAACAAGAGCGCTTATTTTAGCGCCATTAACTAAAGAAGTTATTTTACCTTTCATCGAAAAAAATAAACCCGCTTAAATAGCGGGTAATGACAAGTATCTTGAGTGTTGTTATTGCGACAAGTCAACACTATCCATCTTTTCAAGAGTCGAATCTTTATAAGCAGACGTTTTTATATCAGACACAATCCCTTTTTGATCAAAAATGATGGTATATGTTTCTTGGCTAATTGGCCCATGTTGTGGGTTTTGACGAAAAACATAGTACCAAACATTATCATCAAACAACGAACCCAATACTGGCGTTCCCATAATATAAAGAACTTGTTCTTTCGTTTGACCCACTTTTAACTGCTCTACAGCTTGCTGAGTAATATAATTACCTTGATTAATATCAGGTCGATAAACCCAGCTATCTAAAAATGAACACCCACTTAATAAAAAAGCGGCAGTAATAAATATAATACTTGAACGATGTAAAGACATTAATCAAAATCCACTGTTACAGATAATAGTGCATATTATCGCTGATATTTTAACTAAACGCCACTTGTAATTAATACAAAAAAACCGATCGTTATTTGATCGGCTTTTATCCTACTTTTACGCTAACATTCTTAACGATCTGTAAGAACTTTTGTCCAACTACGAGTCATCAGCTTATCGATTTTAGGGGGCATAACCTGCAATGAAAAAAGTTTATT is drawn from Orbaceae bacterium BiB and contains these coding sequences:
- a CDS encoding GFA family protein, yielding MLTGSCLCSKIHYQIDMDNNINELIFCHCQRCRKWNGSAFNSAMVVAAEKLQILTGQEHIKAFSTNGVNRYFCEQCGSNLFTSRDNMPNVYRFRVGSLDTPIYPIKKIHIYTGSKAEWDSICDGGIEFNEGMK
- a CDS encoding NUDIX domain-containing protein, encoding MDLSKIIDIAAAIITDQDGQVLLVRKQNSIYFMQAGGKIEREEKPIQALIRKLHEELGLVTKPNELTYISEYLMPAANEANYHIRAHLFSIVIKNTIFTAQAELAEVGWYSVEQTRALILAPLTKEVILPFIEKNKPA
- the bamE gene encoding outer membrane protein assembly factor BamE, giving the protein MSLHRSSIIFITAAFLLSGCSFLDSWVYRPDINQGNYITQQAVEQLKVGQTKEQVLYIMGTPVLGSLFDDNVWYYVFRQNPQHGPISQETYTIIFDQKGIVSDIKTSAYKDSTLEKMDSVDLSQ